Proteins from a genomic interval of Chitinophagales bacterium:
- a CDS encoding amidohydrolase family protein: MRINGHSHLLPYPEDIPAFMKEKEIFWVDEDRKYMLQKGWKRPITHSSFFLNEKLEWMERNKIDHAVVLNLSQLYGNGLRLEEMKQVLRFQNDFNAKIQADHPDKFTCGFVVHTGFVRGALWEMERCVEELGLRVLCLPTHFMDSIGTWRTIFDVDIEPILELANHYKLAIEIHPYDGEKFINLENVSWRFHLVWMLAQCADSYHFYTLNGYHEKYPNIRVCFAHGGQLAQINLGRRIQGFDGRPDLFKDKIHPRKAIGHPNIYFDTLVHDTFSFELMVKRQKGTNQIIMGLDDPYPLGEMESLPQSSYPGKLLDLALQENIITKEQHTEIWCENVLRWLGTEAAERIEKVCKI; the protein is encoded by the coding sequence ATGAGAATCAACGGACACTCACACTTACTCCCTTATCCCGAAGACATTCCAGCATTTATGAAGGAAAAAGAAATCTTTTGGGTGGATGAAGACCGAAAATACATGCTGCAAAAGGGGTGGAAACGCCCAATCACCCATTCCAGTTTTTTCTTGAACGAAAAATTGGAGTGGATGGAACGCAACAAGATTGACCATGCTGTGGTCTTAAATCTTTCCCAACTCTATGGGAATGGTTTGCGATTGGAGGAAATGAAGCAAGTCCTCCGATTCCAAAACGACTTCAATGCCAAGATTCAAGCCGACCACCCTGATAAATTTACCTGTGGTTTTGTGGTACATACAGGTTTTGTGCGGGGCGCATTGTGGGAAATGGAACGCTGTGTAGAGGAATTGGGTTTGCGGGTTTTGTGTCTTCCGACCCATTTTATGGATTCCATTGGTACTTGGCGAACGATTTTTGATGTGGATATCGAACCGATTTTGGAGTTGGCGAATCACTACAAGTTGGCGATTGAAATTCACCCCTACGATGGCGAGAAATTCATCAATTTAGAGAATGTTTCTTGGCGATTCCATCTCGTGTGGATGTTGGCGCAATGCGCTGATTCCTATCACTTTTATACACTCAATGGCTACCACGAAAAGTACCCCAATATCCGAGTCTGTTTTGCTCATGGTGGTCAATTGGCACAAATCAATTTGGGACGTAGAATTCAGGGTTTTGATGGCAGACCCGATTTGTTCAAAGACAAAATCCATCCCCGAAAAGCCATCGGTCATCCCAATATCTACTTCGATACTTTGGTGCATGATACTTTTTCATTTGAGTTGATGGTCAAACGTCAAAAAGGTACAAATCAAATTATTATGGGATTGGATGACCCTTATCCGCTTGGTGAAATGGAAAGTTTGCCACAATCTTCTTATCCTGGAAAATTACTGGATTTGGCTTTGCAAGAAAATATCATTACGAAAGAGCAGCATACGGAAATTTGGTGTGAGAATGTTTTGAGGTGGTTGGGAACGGAGGCAGCCGAAAGGATTGAAAAAGTTTGTAAAATATGA
- a CDS encoding DUF4230 domain-containing protein, which produces MAKFLGTLLAIIIGVLIGGYFMYQMTDLDLKPEIHSEQESQVILEKIKKVFKIVVVEGEFADVFRYQDFYGFDLPGFRKTAILKVKAKVSVGYDLEQLKINFDHTNRIIYIENLPEPEIIAIDPDISYFNLDDGIFNSFDEATLTKLNKTAKDTIRSTALKSSLISAARSQAIEMLDMITGVARESGWKVEMGTPEMPIDGKLEELEQERKIPVK; this is translated from the coding sequence ATGGCAAAATTTTTAGGCACTTTGCTTGCTATTATTATAGGTGTATTGATTGGCGGATATTTCATGTATCAGATGACCGATTTGGACTTGAAGCCCGAAATTCATTCTGAACAAGAATCTCAGGTGATTTTGGAGAAAATCAAAAAGGTTTTCAAGATTGTGGTCGTTGAAGGAGAGTTTGCCGATGTATTTCGCTACCAAGACTTTTACGGTTTTGATTTGCCAGGCTTTCGAAAAACGGCTATTTTGAAGGTCAAAGCCAAGGTATCGGTGGGTTATGACCTCGAACAACTCAAAATCAATTTTGACCACACCAATCGAATCATTTACATCGAAAACCTACCTGAGCCAGAAATCATTGCGATTGATCCCGACATCAGTTACTTCAATTTGGACGATGGCATCTTCAATAGTTTTGACGAAGCGACGCTTACCAAACTCAACAAAACGGCCAAAGATACCATCCGCAGCACTGCCCTCAAAAGTAGTCTTATTTCTGCTGCTCGCTCTCAAGCCATCGAAATGCTGGACATGATTACGGGGGTAGCCAGAGAAAGTGGCTGGAAAGTCGAAATGGGTACACCTGAAATGCCTATTGATGGGAAATTGGAGGAATTGGAGCAAGAACGGAAAATTCCAGTAAAATGA
- a CDS encoding M4 family metallopeptidase — MKKSYFNYLINKVLFLIAVFFLMKGEAVAQSTSMDITAKKGLKKIAKTTNSQLLLKPSFLNSHTEKKPQELVKKELKFKTLHFLPEKVEQQVEVLKEVDKSMKINFSNRNNTPYFISGKNLHPVDLYKSSAATKTEAAYNFMNTYKDLLQINNPSAEFKVKSVENDVLGKTHVRLSQQYQGIPVWGSDVVVHLNETGVEAFNGRYETTPSLQSVEAKISPAIALETVEANLQTFTQIEVLSERAKELIHYEDQVINLVIYPHQKKQRLAWQVLYFASLSDRWEYFVDAETGEVLHKFQHICKDGPTNATAQDLKGVNRSLNTYQIGNTYFMLDTQRPMYVANQSQLPDDPVGGILTLDLRNNPLGSINSQLEHVTSTNNNWNTQRTAVSAHYNASVCYQYFLEKHQRNSLNGKNGTIISIINIAENDGGGMDNAFWNGYFMGYGSGQTAFNAPLAKSLDVAGHEMTHGVIQNTANLVYQNQSGALNESFADVFGVLIDDDDWTLGEDIVNPSVFPSGALRSMSNPNNGASPNQNGWQPKHMSEYRNTSADNGGVHINSGIPNRAFYLFATQVGRPKAERVYYHALANYLTQSSQFIDARLAVVKAAKDIYGDNAAEVSAARSAFDQVGIFNENEEVGEGGDVTDYEIDLPAVQGENHMVVMDASNGDPNAIYDMLLNTSNELQSFKALTTDAFPAIRKPSVEENGTTGYFVSDDKHVYELSLNGSTGPQQISETAEWDNVAISPDGRKVALVSIFIDRSIYVQDLVTGESRQYLLSNPSTAEGVDESEPQYADVIEWDPTGQYILYDALNLLSSNFGSETNYWDIGILKVWDNSKNGFDNGNIFKLFSSLPDGVQVGNPTYAKNSPHIVSFDYINSFTGDNTLVAANTETGKTKDIFVNSILNYPSYSPNDNALAFSTINNGDTIIAVVPMAADKITPSGNAFVLVTEAKFPVWYAKGSRSYQSPIADFVANVTEATVPITVNFFDKSTNIPTSWSWTFEGGNPATSNLQNPIVTYQSQGNFDVSLTTTNPAGNDSEFKNGYLSLFATDIEEEQSGLQSLLIFPNPSDGNYQLQIELVRPENVVWTVSNLMGQEVLTERLEQAKKVLKNIDLTNYPIGTYWLTLKVGTTQKTYQLLNMK; from the coding sequence ATGAAAAAATCATATTTTAACTATTTGATTAATAAAGTTTTATTTCTTATTGCAGTCTTTTTTCTTATGAAAGGAGAAGCTGTTGCACAATCTACTTCAATGGATATTACTGCTAAAAAAGGATTGAAAAAAATAGCAAAAACTACAAATTCACAACTCCTTTTGAAGCCTTCATTTCTCAATAGCCATACAGAGAAAAAACCGCAAGAACTGGTTAAAAAAGAATTGAAGTTCAAAACTTTGCATTTTTTACCCGAAAAGGTAGAACAGCAGGTAGAGGTATTGAAGGAAGTAGATAAGTCTATGAAAATCAATTTTTCTAACCGAAACAATACCCCGTATTTCATCAGTGGTAAAAATCTCCATCCCGTTGATTTATACAAAAGTAGTGCGGCTACCAAAACAGAAGCGGCATACAATTTTATGAACACCTACAAGGATTTACTTCAAATAAACAATCCTTCAGCAGAATTCAAAGTGAAAAGTGTAGAAAATGATGTGCTGGGCAAAACACATGTTCGATTGTCGCAGCAATATCAGGGAATACCTGTTTGGGGAAGCGATGTAGTTGTGCATTTGAACGAAACAGGTGTTGAAGCCTTCAATGGTCGCTACGAAACAACCCCTTCGCTGCAAAGTGTGGAAGCAAAAATTTCACCTGCAATAGCCTTGGAAACCGTTGAAGCTAATCTGCAGACTTTTACTCAAATTGAAGTATTGTCGGAACGAGCCAAAGAATTGATTCACTATGAAGATCAGGTGATAAACTTAGTAATCTACCCGCACCAAAAAAAGCAACGATTGGCATGGCAGGTTCTTTACTTTGCCAGTTTATCAGACCGTTGGGAATATTTTGTGGATGCCGAGACAGGGGAGGTGTTGCACAAATTTCAGCATATCTGCAAGGATGGCCCTACGAATGCAACAGCGCAAGATCTGAAGGGAGTCAACAGGAGTTTGAATACCTATCAGATTGGCAACACCTATTTTATGTTGGACACTCAACGCCCAATGTATGTTGCCAATCAATCACAACTACCCGATGATCCTGTGGGTGGGATTTTGACATTGGATTTGAGAAACAACCCTCTGGGCAGCATCAATTCCCAATTGGAGCATGTCACATCTACCAATAACAACTGGAATACCCAAAGAACAGCGGTGTCAGCACACTACAATGCGTCGGTTTGCTATCAGTATTTTTTGGAAAAACATCAAAGAAATTCACTTAATGGAAAAAACGGAACGATAATATCTATTATCAACATTGCAGAAAATGATGGAGGAGGAATGGACAACGCTTTTTGGAATGGTTATTTTATGGGGTACGGAAGTGGTCAAACTGCCTTCAATGCGCCTTTGGCAAAATCTCTTGATGTGGCAGGACACGAGATGACACATGGTGTAATTCAAAACACGGCTAACTTGGTGTATCAGAATCAATCAGGTGCATTGAATGAGTCCTTTGCAGATGTATTTGGAGTGTTGATTGACGATGATGACTGGACATTGGGCGAAGATATTGTGAATCCGAGCGTGTTTCCTTCTGGAGCTTTGAGGAGTATGTCGAATCCGAATAATGGTGCATCACCCAATCAAAATGGTTGGCAACCAAAGCATATGTCTGAATACCGCAATACTTCTGCGGACAATGGCGGTGTTCATATCAATAGTGGTATTCCAAACAGGGCTTTTTATTTGTTTGCTACACAAGTCGGAAGACCCAAAGCAGAACGAGTGTATTATCATGCTTTGGCGAATTATTTGACACAATCCTCTCAGTTCATTGACGCAAGATTGGCGGTTGTGAAAGCGGCAAAGGATATTTATGGCGACAATGCTGCGGAAGTGAGTGCAGCCCGTTCAGCTTTTGACCAGGTAGGTATCTTCAATGAAAATGAAGAAGTGGGAGAAGGAGGAGATGTGACGGACTACGAAATAGATTTGCCCGCCGTGCAAGGTGAAAACCACATGGTGGTGATGGATGCCTCAAATGGTGATCCCAATGCTATATATGATATGCTGCTCAATACTTCTAATGAACTTCAAAGTTTTAAGGCATTGACTACGGATGCTTTTCCTGCAATCAGAAAACCGAGTGTGGAAGAAAATGGGACGACTGGCTATTTCGTATCTGACGACAAGCATGTGTATGAATTGTCTTTGAATGGTAGCACTGGCCCACAGCAAATTAGTGAAACTGCTGAATGGGACAATGTGGCGATTTCGCCTGATGGTCGAAAAGTGGCTTTGGTGAGTATTTTTATTGACCGATCTATTTATGTGCAGGATTTGGTGACTGGCGAATCCAGACAATACCTGCTTTCCAATCCTTCAACGGCGGAAGGTGTGGACGAAAGTGAGCCACAATATGCGGATGTTATTGAGTGGGATCCAACAGGGCAGTATATTTTGTATGATGCGCTGAATCTTTTGAGTAGTAATTTTGGATCAGAAACAAACTATTGGGACATTGGCATATTGAAGGTATGGGACAACAGCAAAAACGGATTTGACAATGGAAATATCTTCAAACTGTTTTCTTCTTTACCTGATGGTGTGCAAGTAGGAAATCCGACTTATGCCAAAAACTCACCTCACATTGTCAGCTTTGATTATATCAACAGTTTTACGGGCGATAATACTTTGGTGGCTGCCAATACCGAAACAGGAAAAACCAAGGATATATTTGTCAATTCGATTCTCAACTATCCTTCTTATTCTCCAAATGACAATGCTTTGGCTTTCAGTACCATCAATAATGGCGATACCATCATTGCAGTAGTGCCAATGGCTGCTGATAAAATTACGCCTTCGGGCAATGCATTTGTTTTGGTAACAGAAGCCAAATTCCCTGTGTGGTATGCCAAAGGAAGTCGATCTTATCAATCTCCAATAGCTGATTTTGTGGCAAATGTGACGGAGGCAACTGTGCCTATAACGGTGAATTTCTTTGACAAATCAACGAATATTCCTACCTCTTGGTCTTGGACTTTTGAAGGAGGAAACCCTGCAACTTCTAATCTTCAAAACCCAATTGTCACCTACCAATCACAAGGGAATTTTGATGTTTCGCTGACGACTACCAACCCTGCGGGTAATGATTCTGAATTCAAAAATGGCTATCTTTCCTTGTTTGCAACCGATATTGAGGAGGAACAATCTGGTCTTCAAAGTTTGTTGATTTTTCCCAATCCAAGTGACGGAAATTATCAACTGCAAATAGAATTGGTACGTCCTGAAAATGTGGTATGGACGGTTAGCAACCTAATGGGACAAGAGGTCCTGACTGAACGTTTGGAGCAGGCTAAGAAGGTGCTTAAAAATATAGACTTGACCAACTATCCGATAGGCACGTATTGGCTAACATTGAAGGTTGGTACTACACAGAAAACATATCAATTATTGAATATGAAATAA
- a CDS encoding fumarylacetoacetate hydrolase family protein, with amino-acid sequence MTNYNQLAEILDTAAHQAIPVPQLSLSHTLNIEEAYAVQSISIARRYIRGERRVGLKLGFTSKAKMEQMGVHDMIWGRLTNQMQYKNSSELPIKSFIHPRAEPEIAFRVSQTFDKSLTLDNALQYIDGIAVAIEVIDSRYKNFKFSLEDVVADNCSSAAFTIGEWQQIDTNIRGIAMSLIIDGETVEVGNSDAILGNPLESLVNAARLALQNGEILKAGDIILAGAATPAVFLKRGQTVLAIAEGLGEVSLKIC; translated from the coding sequence ATGACCAACTACAACCAATTAGCCGAAATATTAGATACTGCCGCACACCAAGCCATTCCCGTTCCTCAACTTAGTCTTTCCCATACACTGAATATTGAAGAGGCATATGCCGTCCAAAGCATTTCAATAGCAAGACGATACATACGGGGAGAACGCCGAGTGGGTTTGAAATTGGGCTTTACGAGCAAGGCTAAAATGGAACAAATGGGTGTTCACGACATGATTTGGGGGCGACTGACCAATCAAATGCAATACAAAAATAGCAGTGAACTTCCCATAAAAAGCTTTATTCACCCCCGAGCCGAACCCGAAATAGCTTTTCGAGTTTCCCAAACTTTCGACAAATCCCTTACCTTAGACAATGCCCTTCAATACATTGACGGCATAGCCGTAGCCATTGAAGTGATAGATTCTCGCTACAAAAACTTCAAGTTTTCCTTAGAAGATGTTGTTGCAGACAACTGTTCTTCGGCTGCTTTCACCATTGGAGAATGGCAACAAATTGATACCAACATTCGAGGAATTGCAATGTCACTCATCATTGACGGAGAAACCGTTGAAGTAGGAAATTCAGATGCCATTTTAGGAAACCCTTTAGAATCTTTGGTCAATGCCGCAAGATTGGCATTGCAGAATGGAGAGATATTGAAGGCTGGAGATATTATTTTGGCGGGAGCTGCAACGCCTGCTGTTTTTTTGAAAAGGGGTCAAACAGTTCTTGCGATTGCAGAAGGATTGGGAGAGGTGAGTTTGAAGATTTGTTAA
- a CDS encoding DUF2834 domain-containing protein translates to MKRKHVYLLLSILGISCTWYYNIQFFLTEADTSMTNFIALTVTTFPAKSIAMDISVVAIAFFVWYIPESIHLKIKYWWIFIPLTFLIALAFAFPLFLYVREVKIEKIQNG, encoded by the coding sequence ATGAAACGAAAACATGTTTACTTGCTTTTATCAATACTAGGAATTTCTTGTACTTGGTACTACAATATCCAATTTTTCCTGACCGAGGCAGATACTTCAATGACAAATTTCATTGCCTTGACTGTCACTACTTTTCCCGCCAAATCCATTGCTATGGATATCTCTGTAGTTGCAATAGCCTTTTTTGTGTGGTACATTCCAGAGTCTATCCACCTCAAAATCAAATATTGGTGGATTTTTATACCGCTTACTTTTTTGATTGCCTTGGCTTTCGCTTTTCCACTTTTTCTATATGTTCGAGAAGTTAAGATAGAGAAAATTCAAAATGGATAG
- the gcvT gene encoding glycine cleavage system aminomethyltransferase GcvT — MKTTGFTNIHIELGAKMAPFAGYNMPISYSSITDEHVCVRERVGMFDVSHMGQFIVRGEGALALIQRISSNDAAALKIGKVQYSCLLQPDGGIVDDMLVYYLQENGYMLVVNASNIEKDWNWIEQHKTENVELIDISPRTSLLAVQGPKAVDALQSLTGMDLASMEYYTFEKGTFAGVENVLVSATGYTGSGGFEIYFEDEHSAAIWNAIMEAGQEYGLQPIGLGARDTLRLEKGFCLYGNDIDETTTPLEAGLAWITKFSKDFDAKEALLQQKSEGLKRRLVGFVLQERGIARHGYPIVDAEGNTIGEVTSGTQSPMLKESVALGYVPFDKRTIGSEILIQIRNKQVLAKVAKVPFV, encoded by the coding sequence ATGAAAACAACAGGTTTTACAAACATTCACATAGAATTAGGAGCTAAAATGGCTCCTTTTGCAGGATACAATATGCCCATTAGTTATAGCAGCATTACAGATGAACATGTCTGTGTGCGAGAGCGAGTTGGAATGTTTGATGTGTCGCACATGGGGCAATTTATTGTGCGTGGAGAAGGGGCTTTGGCATTGATTCAACGAATTAGTAGCAACGATGCAGCGGCATTGAAGATTGGCAAGGTGCAATATTCGTGCTTATTGCAGCCTGATGGTGGAATTGTGGACGATATGTTGGTCTATTATTTACAAGAGAACGGTTATATGCTGGTGGTCAATGCGTCGAATATCGAAAAAGATTGGAATTGGATTGAGCAGCACAAAACGGAGAATGTGGAATTAATTGACATTTCACCTCGCACTTCTCTTTTGGCTGTACAAGGGCCGAAAGCAGTAGATGCTCTGCAAAGTTTGACAGGGATGGATTTGGCTTCAATGGAGTATTACACATTTGAAAAAGGAACTTTTGCAGGTGTCGAAAATGTGTTGGTTTCTGCAACGGGTTACACAGGTTCGGGAGGTTTTGAGATTTATTTTGAGGATGAACACAGTGCTGCAATTTGGAACGCAATTATGGAAGCAGGTCAGGAGTATGGTTTGCAGCCGATTGGCTTGGGTGCAAGAGATACGTTGCGATTGGAGAAGGGCTTCTGTTTGTACGGCAACGATATTGACGAAACAACGACTCCGCTCGAAGCAGGCTTGGCTTGGATTACGAAGTTCTCAAAAGATTTTGATGCAAAAGAGGCTTTGTTGCAGCAAAAATCAGAAGGTTTGAAGCGACGATTGGTCGGCTTTGTATTGCAAGAAAGAGGAATTGCTCGACATGGTTATCCAATTGTGGATGCCGAGGGAAATACAATTGGTGAGGTGACTTCTGGCACACAATCGCCTATGCTCAAAGAGTCGGTGGCATTGGGCTATGTTCCTTTTGACAAACGCACTATTGGTTCGGAGATACTTATTCAGATTCGAAACAAGCAAGTTTTGGCGAAGGTGGCGAAAGTGCCGTTTGTGTAG
- a CDS encoding HU family DNA-binding protein gives MNKGQLVDKIAEDAGLTKKQAAAALEAVVSAVKGALTDGDKVSLVGFGTWSSVHRPERMGVDPQNPKGPKRQYPAKNVVKFKPGKDLEGAVN, from the coding sequence ATGAACAAAGGACAATTAGTTGACAAGATAGCAGAAGATGCGGGTTTAACCAAAAAACAAGCTGCGGCTGCATTAGAAGCAGTAGTTAGTGCTGTAAAAGGTGCTTTAACCGATGGTGACAAAGTTTCATTAGTAGGTTTTGGAACTTGGAGTTCTGTTCACCGCCCTGAGCGCATGGGTGTTGATCCACAGAATCCTAAAGGACCTAAAAGACAGTATCCTGCAAAAAACGTGGTTAAATTCAAACCAGGTAAAGACTTGGAAGGCGCAGTAAACTAA
- a CDS encoding class I SAM-dependent DNA methyltransferase, which produces MLQNNASLKNLIQGLWDMFWSGGLANPITAIEQITYLLFMRQLDELDIKKIEEATASNAPYTSKFEGIYLPDGLEDKPENYRNKTEFKWSYFTKQGWEDKQLLDHVKKNVFPFIQKLNEEETSIQKLNDEETSFTKYMEDANFVIPKPSLIKGAISTIEDIFVEIKKDAEEDGQAFQDIQGDVYEMLLGEIAQAGKNGQFRTPRHLIKLMVELLEPQLGDTIADPACGTAGYLLGAYQYILTDLVRQRQPEKLVTDVDGFESCPTSTILRPEEKATLENSLFGFDIDLTMVRFGLMNLMMHGIDNPNIERKDTLGKTYNEPAKYTKILANPPFTGKIDKDDINENLGLVTNSTELLFLARISRMLVKNGQAAVIIPEGVLFGSSKANKAAREILLKDNQLEAVISLPAGAFKPYTGVKTAIVVFTKVADNSKIWNTEKVWFYALEHDGYTLDDKRKKLKENVLPEVKKRYKIRQATTYKDRKTHFFVPIDEIQKNGLDLSYNRYKEYEYVEQKYATPKKILAIILALENEILEELNELNEIIG; this is translated from the coding sequence ATGCTACAAAATAATGCAAGTTTAAAAAACCTGATTCAGGGCTTATGGGATATGTTTTGGAGTGGAGGATTAGCTAATCCAATCACTGCTATTGAACAGATTACCTATTTGTTATTTATGCGTCAATTAGACGAGTTGGATATAAAGAAAATAGAAGAAGCAACTGCAAGTAATGCTCCTTATACTTCAAAATTTGAAGGTATTTATTTGCCTGATGGTTTGGAGGATAAACCAGAAAATTATCGAAATAAAACAGAGTTTAAATGGAGTTACTTCACAAAACAAGGCTGGGAAGATAAGCAGCTGTTAGACCATGTAAAAAAGAATGTTTTTCCTTTTATACAAAAACTGAATGAGGAAGAAACATCTATACAAAAACTGAATGATGAAGAAACATCTTTTACAAAATATATGGAAGATGCTAACTTCGTTATTCCCAAACCATCTTTGATAAAGGGAGCAATTAGCACGATAGAGGATATTTTTGTAGAAATCAAAAAAGATGCAGAGGAAGACGGACAGGCTTTTCAAGACATACAGGGTGATGTTTATGAAATGCTGTTGGGAGAAATAGCTCAAGCTGGTAAAAATGGACAGTTCAGAACGCCACGACACTTGATTAAATTAATGGTAGAATTGTTAGAACCGCAATTAGGAGATACAATAGCTGACCCTGCATGTGGTACGGCTGGCTATCTTTTAGGCGCTTATCAATATATTTTGACGGATTTGGTGAGACAACGCCAGCCTGAAAAGTTGGTTACTGATGTTGATGGATTTGAGAGTTGCCCGACTTCTACTATTCTTCGACCAGAGGAAAAAGCAACCTTAGAAAATAGTTTATTTGGATTTGATATTGATTTAACGATGGTTCGTTTTGGATTGATGAATTTGATGATGCACGGCATTGATAATCCAAATATTGAACGAAAAGACACATTAGGTAAAACCTACAATGAACCTGCTAAATATACCAAAATCTTAGCGAACCCACCATTTACAGGTAAAATAGATAAAGATGACATTAATGAAAATTTGGGCTTAGTAACTAACTCTACTGAGTTGTTATTTTTGGCTCGTATTTCTCGGATGTTGGTAAAAAATGGTCAAGCCGCAGTTATTATTCCAGAAGGTGTATTGTTTGGTAGCTCAAAAGCTAATAAGGCAGCTCGTGAAATTTTATTAAAAGATAACCAATTAGAGGCAGTTATTTCTCTTCCTGCTGGTGCTTTTAAGCCTTATACTGGTGTAAAAACGGCTATTGTGGTTTTTACAAAAGTAGCAGACAATAGCAAAATTTGGAATACAGAAAAGGTTTGGTTCTATGCTTTAGAGCATGATGGTTATACTTTGGACGATAAACGTAAAAAACTTAAAGAAAATGTTTTGCCAGAGGTGAAAAAGCGTTATAAAATAAGGCAAGCAACAACATACAAGGATAGGAAAACACACTTTTTTGTACCAATTGATGAAATACAAAAAAATGGATTGGATTTAAGTTATAACCGTTATAAAGAATATGAATATGTGGAGCAAAAGTATGCAACACCTAAAAAGATTTTAGCAATAATTTTAGCTTTGGAAAATGAAATTTTAGAAGAATTGAATGAATTAAATGAAATTATAGGATGA
- a CDS encoding tryptophan 2,3-dioxygenase family protein, translated as MKTRKMDKTAKKYMTIHYNNYLGLDNILDAQKLRSAELDNEPAHEEMLFIIVHQSYELWFKQIIHELESVIIMFNRKDVDEKNISTSIARLNRVIKIFKLLIEHIPIMESMTPLDFLDFRSYLFPASGFQSFQFRKVENLLGLPEEERMTYAGHHYAAFFTEEQQQELDRITKNGNLFHAVQDWLERTPFLQLGNFDFLTAYKEAVERMVAKEAKAIQSSDYLTEKEKTMRLRMMGSTDTYFKSILDPKVHKQLIDEGKQRLSYRATLAALMINLYNEEPLLQFPYRFLICLVDIDELLTTWRYRHSQMVMRMLGRKVGTGGSSGHEYLHATAVKHHIFTDLHNVSTLLIPRSELPELPKELQKELGFCFTYPEKW; from the coding sequence ATGAAAACAAGAAAAATGGACAAGACAGCTAAAAAATACATGACCATTCACTACAACAATTATCTGGGACTAGACAACATCTTGGATGCCCAGAAATTGCGAAGTGCAGAATTGGACAACGAGCCAGCCCACGAAGAAATGCTCTTTATCATTGTGCATCAGAGCTATGAGTTGTGGTTCAAACAAATCATTCATGAATTAGAGTCGGTCATCATTATGTTTAACCGCAAAGATGTGGACGAAAAAAATATCAGCACTTCAATCGCTCGCCTGAATCGGGTCATCAAAATCTTCAAATTGTTGATAGAGCATATTCCAATTATGGAGAGCATGACTCCTTTGGATTTTTTGGATTTTCGGTCTTACCTTTTTCCTGCATCAGGCTTCCAAAGTTTCCAATTTCGCAAAGTAGAAAACCTCTTGGGCTTACCCGAAGAAGAGCGCATGACCTATGCAGGACATCACTACGCTGCTTTTTTTACGGAAGAACAGCAACAAGAATTGGACAGAATCACTAAAAATGGCAATCTATTTCACGCCGTACAAGATTGGCTCGAAAGAACGCCTTTTTTGCAGTTGGGTAACTTCGATTTTTTGACCGCTTACAAAGAAGCAGTAGAAAGAATGGTTGCCAAAGAAGCCAAAGCCATTCAATCATCAGACTATTTGACCGAGAAAGAAAAAACCATGCGCCTACGGATGATGGGTTCAACGGATACTTATTTCAAATCCATCCTCGACCCAAAAGTTCACAAACAGTTAATAGATGAAGGCAAGCAAAGATTGAGCTATAGAGCTACTTTAGCAGCATTAATGATTAATTTGTACAATGAAGAACCTTTACTTCAATTTCCCTACCGCTTTTTGATTTGTTTGGTGGATATTGATGAGTTATTGACAACTTGGCGCTACCGCCATTCCCAAATGGTGATGCGGATGTTGGGCAGAAAAGTCGGTACAGGCGGCTCTTCAGGACACGAATACCTCCATGCAACGGCGGTCAAACACCATATTTTTACCGACTTGCACAATGTTTCGACCTTGCTAATTCCTCGCTCTGAGTTACCAGAACTACCCAAAGAACTGCAAAAGGAACTGGGTTTTTGCTTCACTTATCCTGAAAAATGGTAA